In the genome of Impatiens glandulifera chromosome 6, dImpGla2.1, whole genome shotgun sequence, the window ctattttaaatttatgggcgggtcaacccataatccgacccaagtatccatttacttctacatatatatccaaattaatcacagctctcgacccgacaatctggatactttgaaattaaacatcattatatatatatatatatatatatatatatatatatatatatatatatatatatatatatatatttgttagtaTTTTGTTGGAGTttgtgattaatatatataatttaatttatattagaaatCTTTTCGTATCCTTCTAACATTTTTAAACTAGTATGTAGCCCGTatatttgcacgagtaatggtataaaaattgaagaaaaaaattacgttaaaaatgtgactttataatttaattcaatttttttatctaattattaaaaaatatgacaaaacttacatttatccactcgttttatttaaaattgttttgttattttttaaacctacccaaaatcatataaattgaaaatattcatTATGTGGAAATCAAAGTagtttcattaaaataattctacaaacattgaattttggatcaaattactaatcaaatataaagttctaattggtctaatattacttattattatttatttatttgaaaaaataagaatattaaaaaatcatctaaccaattcatttaagtttttatatctataatgattttgattatttaataaccaaattcgagggtgcattcttaaacattcgattacatCTTTAGGCATAAACCCTTAGGTATCACCaaagtttgttttattcaagCCAACATTTCCTCCATGGACGGACTTTTAGGTTTTCACACCAATGTTTTATTACTCAAGCCAACATTCTCGCTTCCGCTTCATCTACCAATATTCGCGCactcatatataataattacttctttTAGAGGAATTTTAACATTGGTCTttagtatgaaatgttaacactttaaccgaTAGATCACTtttgattattgaaataattttataattttgtgtatatatatatatattgtaagttagattttgaataattatataaattatctattggggtctaatattacttattattatataattatttgaaaaaataaaaatatttaaaaaaatcaactaaccaattcatttaagtttttatatctataatgattttgattatttaataatcaaatttgagGGTGTATTCTTAAACATTATTGGGCATGATCCTAAGCCCTAATTCACCCTCCGTGGACGAACACTTAGGCTTTATGTCTAATGTTTGCACTCTAAGCCGACATTCCCTCCATGCATTACTCAAGCCAACATTTCTTCCATAAATGAAcccttagattttttttcacCAATGTTTTCATTACTCAAGCCAACATTCTCACTTCCGTTTTAACTTCGCACACtcacataaaataattatttcgtTTGTAGGGATTCGAACCCTAGTCAccagtatgaaatgttaacactttaacaGTTAGATCACttattattgttgaaataattttataattttatgtatgtatatatattttgtaagttagattttgaataattatataaattatctactagttctaatattacttattactAGAAgacacagataaaaatataaataaaataaatttaatgaaaaaataataataataatatgtattcaatgttttaaattcttaataaatcacgaataatatatttaaataaaaaatagaacgcccttattccacattttatttacttcggtaaaataacttatcttctcacatatttcatcacatattttttctgaaTGAACCTCTTAtttcgtgaccttacactttcattttggtcaatcaaatatttgattcatattttttaatatttaacatagtAACCagctcacactttggtcaattaaatatttgattcatatttttttaaccactttcaattgatatcggcctattatccatcggcaaaccacatctcaattacactttaaaaattaaatataattttatatatatatatatatatatattagttagttaaaaaatcgaacttatattgttaaaaatttcCCACATTCATctaatttgatgttgaatttaaaatataaagtgttacaAAACATATGTAcgtataaattttttaattttatttaccattttaagtttatgggcgggtcaacccacaatccgaccgaaatattcatttactctcacatatatatccaaattaaccacaattctcgacccgacaatccggacactttaaaaattaagcagcattatatatatatatatatatatataagttcatAATGatttaatgatgcttaatttttaaagtgttggTTTAATGATTTTATGTGTTGGACTCTCacataatgatgcttaatatttaaagtgttcggattgctgggtcgagagttgtggttaatttagatatatgtgagagtaaatggatatttgggtcggattgtgggttgacccgcctataaaatttttaccttactatttttttcacggttttttatattattactcgtgcaaatgcacgagatacatgctagtattttattataatactaTTTGACAACTAAATTATCTTAAAagttgatatattaaaaataaaactatttatgaTACTTAATCTAAGTTAAGACAATATACAACATATTActacaatttaaaaaatcaatttattaatcgattcaaccaaaaaaataaaactaaaatatgaattaattaattaaacatgatttaACTGTCCTAAAAAAACACCATGAATTAATCCATTAATTTTGCATAATTGAACACGTTATTTGCATCataaaaatgtgattgagaatattaatatatatcgtaaaaaaacatatattcttattttcaacatgtttttatttagaatatttacttaaatattattaaataaataattttaaattttatatataatttatttataattgttaaagtCAATAACGGCCTTGCTTGATTagaatatagttttttttttcatataaatatgcAACTCTTAGACTCAGATTTTCTCATGATCAACATTATTAATTAGTACATTACCAACCATATCCCCactttttctctcattttcatAATCAAAATGCTTCCATTTTCCGGCCAAACAGTTTGCGTCACCGGTGCCGGAGGATTCATTGCTTCTTGGATAGTGAAATTGTTGTTGGAGAAAGGTTATACAGTGAGAGGAACGGTTAGAAATCTGGGTAACTTTTCTTACATTAATcacaattttaaatgtttataattgattttatgtatttttctaatttttcatcCTTACTCTCAAAttgttcaataaaatatttatttatttttattcatttggtTGGTTTAGTCATCGAAATGCACCTCCAAACCATTGGTGTCGATTTACTAAATTTCAAATCATAGGTTTGTcggttatataatataatattcatgtttttttagaatgaaACTGAGATATGACATTAGTAAGatgtttataattgtttttattgaatttttttcttatttttcatccTTACACTTAAATTGTTCAATAAGTTAAGTAGTTTTGTTTGCATATATAGATGATCCAAAGAATTGTTATTTGAGAGAACTATATGGAGCGAAGGAGAGGCTGCACATGTTCAAAGCGGATCTTCTTGATTACCAGAGCTTACTAAGAGCCATGAATGGATGCAATGGTGTATTCCACACTGCATTTCCGATGAATAATTCTCGTGTAAGAATAATATGATTGAGATTACAATCTACCTAATAAGAACgatgataaattaattcatatttaaatcaACACATTTGTAGGAAGAAATGGAGCTAGTAGCAGATGAAGGAGCTAGGAATGTAATAAAAGCGGCGGCTGAAACAAAAGTAGGTCGAGTTGTGTTCACCTCATCAATTGGTGCCGTGACAATGGATCCAAATCGGTCTCCAAATACTATTGTCGACGATAGTTGTTGGAGTGACCTTCAATATTGCAAGAAGACTAATGTTAGTAACTAATAGTACTATTATTTAAGTTCATTTAATAGCACATagtttaacaataattatttaattatacatatagaATTGGTATTGTTATGGAAAAATGGTTGCGGAGAAAGTCGCGTGGGAGGAGGCCCAAGAGAGGAGAGTGAACCTAGTGGTTATAAACCCCGTGGTCGTGCTCGGGCCATTGCTTCAATCCAATCTCAACCCGAGCACGGGTCATATCCTCAGGTACTTAAACGGCTGTAACAAGACATATGACAACGAAGTTCAGTCCTATGTGCATGTGATAGATGTTGCCAAGGCCCATATCCTTGTTTACGAGACACCCACATCCACGGGCCGTTACCTTTGTGGAGAGAGCGTTCTTCATCGAGGTGATGTTGCTGATATCCTCGCTAAACACTTCCCCGAATATCCTATTCCAACCAAGTATGCATGTTTCTATACCTATTTCATTTCAAGCCCTTTCCTTTTGTACcacaatttaaattttctttcttttcgaGTACGTCAGGTGTATGGATTATGGAAAGTCGAGAGTTAAGCCATTCAAATTGTCGAACCAAAAGCTACTAGACTTGGGGTTAGTGTTCATACCCGTGGAACAAGGCCTATATGAGACCGTCAAGTACTTGCAAGAGAAGGGTCACCTACCCATTGCCAATGGGGATCGCCTAATCCCGATCAAATCCTTGCTTTGAaaggaaaattaaattaagcaataaattatgttatagcCTAATATTTTAGGCTTAACTATTTTAATTCTACCATCCTTAATCATCCTTGCCCTTGCTTAAGGATGacaataaattcaaaatgatGTATAACAATTAAacatctttattttaattatatcttgTTATCTAGCAataatcattataatattatatatatataaacaccgACCTATTCAAGTTTCAATGTAACTAGAAATAATGAAAACATTAATTCTCATCGAACTTAAAATTTTGTGGttatctatttttctttttggaaacggttaaaactatttcattaaaatccaaaagttggagggtcaagaatcaaagttAGATAAATATTAGCTATGATTAAAATATGACAATCAAACAACCCTAAAAAACCTGATTATTAGCAATCAAATATACAagaaacagagattacaaacaaagattataaactgtatcaaatctaattatcccaattaggatttttatttccatatcaACCTGATGTTTCAACAGGTTGTCTTCTTCTTACAATTTCTCTTCCTTTTACAATGAAAGGGGGGAgaactgaagaggttgatgaatatttcatattctcattttaatttctttctttatataaacctgttttaatttgatagaaagaattatttcaCCTTtctgttctcaacttgaatttcgagatcattgtttttatttccTTCAGCTTCAACTTTGGAATCCTCGACAACTTTAGATTCTTCTATATCAATCTTGGAATTATCCTCTTCCTCTTGATTAGcctgagtatcttcctctctattttcatcaacaaccacttcaacttgatttgattgagaatcttcaactatctcttcaacatgattaggttgaggttccacctcTTTCTTTGTACTGATTTGTTCTTGTCCagaattttctttatcttctgtttcatattctttaaccacattttacTCTTTGAAAATATGCAGCTCTGTTTCAATTTCTTacatctttactttctgacctttatgaattttctgatcttttttcttagccaaatcacattttgggcttgcatgttaGAAGGTATTGTAGAAAGAGCATATGTCtcgcctccactcataagtgatttacATGATagtaggttttccttttctgtctactactgtcatacttttcggtaatgtgcttctaggatgcacctcaatgctaattttAGTAAATGATAGGTGATTTCATCCTTTAATAATtgagtccatgtataatggtctacccaataaacatgcaaaatgactaagggctttagaattgtacatatgtgcaggtatattccagagcttgaaccatatatgtgcagtttcttttggtttatttaataggttcaagtcttcagaccatttttccgagttcatacagttggatcctatatatgtatgcccatattctagaatttcctccagattagatcccttcttgaatttaaataaatataaatcatggacaTTTGCCGAAATCTTCTCCATCCCTTTTCTTTCTCATTGTTTCAACAgtgcatctttagtaattgggaagAATACTCTGTTTTTctctatgtagtttcccacaactacattttctcattctttataCAATTTTCCTCTACTTTAGTAgctaatttaaattcaaatgaagaatttagtacctccacttttgtctgtgtATTGCTCAAGTAGATTTTACTTTTATATGCATGACCTTCTGAtttttttgcattgttgttcttccagacttcattagttttccatgtcgagttgctcataatagtatatgacttagatttgggagtcttcatcagctccttcattgtagcaactAATCATTGAACAAAttcttcatattcttttttttaagtagattctagtcttgaagatagtggatgttgagttgaattgtaatctgttgtgctttctccttattgatgacaatttctccccttttggcatgcataaggagctttgtaatctgattcttgagcccaaacaaattagctctttcattataacatATCTTCTAAACTTCTTTATTATCCCCCTATTTTCCTCCATTATTTTCAACAGGATTTTCCCAGTAGCAGTTGGAGCAGATTGCTTACTTGTGTTAGTATCCTGTTGttctttgataacttcttcaTTAATTGTTTCAATTTCTTTGACTGATGCTTCCTTAATTCCTTTCAGCACAAAatccttaatttttttagatttattacttttgttcttccccttccccATAATGGCATAAACAAAGTAATTGTAGAAACTCTAAGAGATGATCATAGATAAATCACAATCGAGAGAAAAATTTCAGTGGTGCTTACAAATgcacaagaaaccc includes:
- the LOC124943274 gene encoding cinnamoyl-CoA reductase 1-like, translating into MLPFSGQTVCVTGAGGFIASWIVKLLLEKGYTVRGTVRNLDDPKNCYLRELYGAKERLHMFKADLLDYQSLLRAMNGCNGVFHTAFPMNNSREEMELVADEGARNVIKAAAETKVGRVVFTSSIGAVTMDPNRSPNTIVDDSCWSDLQYCKKTNNWYCYGKMVAEKVAWEEAQERRVNLVVINPVVVLGPLLQSNLNPSTGHILRYLNGCNKTYDNEVQSYVHVIDVAKAHILVYETPTSTGRYLCGESVLHRGDVADILAKHFPEYPIPTKCMDYGKSRVKPFKLSNQKLLDLGLVFIPVEQGLYETVKYLQEKGHLPIANGDRLIPIKSLL